A genome region from Pseudoalteromonas tetraodonis includes the following:
- a CDS encoding GNAT family N-acetyltransferase: MYLLHTDNSEQLNQALREHMLEFNAQHFDAQRQPLGFKYLDKQGELVAGISGHVFGNWLLISWLWCDESVRGNGLADSLLTSLENAAIEMGAVQAQLDTLDFQAKPFYEKRGYQVKYQLDNYPLNGTRYFMEKPLIVAE, encoded by the coding sequence ATGTACCTATTACATACCGATAATTCTGAGCAATTAAATCAAGCACTGCGCGAGCACATGCTTGAGTTTAATGCTCAGCACTTCGACGCACAGCGTCAACCTCTTGGCTTTAAATATCTCGATAAACAAGGTGAGTTAGTTGCAGGCATAAGCGGTCACGTGTTTGGTAACTGGTTGCTAATAAGCTGGTTATGGTGCGATGAATCGGTACGAGGCAATGGCTTGGCTGATTCGTTATTAACATCACTTGAAAATGCAGCAATTGAAATGGGTGCCGTTCAGGCTCAGCTTGACACCTTAGACTTTCAAGCCAAACCTTTTTATGAAAAACGGGGTTACCAAGTTAAATATCAACTTGATAATTACCCACTTAATGGCACTCGTTACTTTATGGAAAAACCGCTAATAGTGGCTGAATAA
- a CDS encoding HopJ type III effector protein, which produces MTLTNYLTTLANEPKSIGFADTMAVIDEHYTFTACSFSNHGLLSSASENNGSCKIFAFAKLNGLSKQNTLDCFGAFYREDVLNNPDADDHMNIRTFMLAPEATPFLGVTFDGTPLTAKK; this is translated from the coding sequence ATGACACTCACAAACTACTTAACAACGCTCGCGAATGAGCCTAAAAGCATTGGTTTTGCTGATACTATGGCCGTTATTGATGAGCATTATACTTTTACAGCGTGCAGCTTTAGTAACCATGGGTTATTGAGCTCTGCGAGTGAGAATAACGGTTCATGCAAGATTTTTGCATTTGCAAAGCTCAATGGTCTTAGTAAGCAAAATACATTAGATTGTTTTGGGGCATTTTATCGCGAAGATGTGCTAAACAACCCAGATGCAGACGACCATATGAATATTCGCACCTTTATGTTAGCGCCTGAAGCCACCCCATTTTTAGGTGTTACCTTTGATGGTACGCCATTAACAGCAAAAAAATAA
- a CDS encoding HAD-IA family hydrolase, with amino-acid sequence MIRFNRAISPFSVLSFDLDDTLYDNRPIITAAVQAQIDYLNALPGYKKQGPQFWQQCRERVVQHQPELIDNVTQWRKHTLRLVLSELGFKDDEVEHHAHSAYQAFADARSNIEVSEDVLTLLDKLSQHYKLIAITNGNVEVERFNLKDKFELVLQAGLHGKAKPHTTLFDQAATHLRINNSEILHIGDSLDSDVQGANNAGCQSVWLNNQAQAYAYKGLADIEITNIHALTHLIGK; translated from the coding sequence ATGATCCGATTTAATCGCGCAATTTCTCCTTTTTCTGTACTAAGCTTTGACTTAGACGACACCTTATACGACAACCGCCCAATCATAACCGCAGCCGTTCAGGCGCAAATTGATTATTTAAATGCGCTGCCAGGCTATAAAAAACAGGGGCCACAGTTTTGGCAACAATGCCGTGAGCGAGTTGTTCAACACCAACCTGAACTCATTGATAACGTCACTCAGTGGCGTAAACATACCCTACGCTTAGTTTTGTCTGAGCTTGGTTTTAAAGACGATGAAGTAGAGCATCATGCACACAGTGCTTATCAAGCATTTGCTGATGCGCGCAGTAATATTGAAGTGAGCGAAGACGTACTAACATTGCTCGATAAACTAAGCCAGCACTACAAATTAATTGCCATTACTAACGGTAATGTAGAGGTTGAGCGTTTTAATTTAAAAGATAAGTTTGAACTGGTGCTGCAAGCTGGCTTGCACGGTAAAGCTAAACCACATACGACCTTATTTGATCAAGCTGCAACACATTTGCGTATTAACAACAGTGAAATTTTACACATAGGTGACAGCCTTGATAGCGATGTGCAAGGTGCTAATAACGCTGGCTGCCAGTCTGTGTGGTTAAATAATCAAGCACAAGCCTATGCCTACAAAGGACTTGCTGATATTGAAATAACCAACATTCATGCGTTAACCCACTTAATTGGTAAATAA
- a CDS encoding tyrosine recombinase XerC: protein MSDDTPNISDLSDNWRTPITLFSDYLKFERQYSAHTVNQYVSQLGFAALYFNKLCDNWFAVQSEHIRRYSMALRAKQLSGRTISLKLSCIRSLYKFLKAKNITEQPHYHNPAQGIKGPKFSKPLPKNLDVDQMARLLEIPDDDPLAIRDKAMMELMYSSGLRISELVGANMQDINARNGEILVRGKGAKERLIPVGSKALDALKKWLAVRPLFMGADEHAVFLSSKKNRISVRQVRLRMQEWGIKQGISSQVHPHKLRHSFASHILESSGDLRAVQELLGHSSLSATQVYTHLDFQHLAKVYDNTHPRAKKRTD, encoded by the coding sequence ATGAGCGACGACACGCCAAATATTAGCGACTTAAGCGATAACTGGCGTACACCCATCACGTTATTTAGTGATTACTTAAAATTTGAACGCCAGTATTCAGCGCACACCGTCAATCAATATGTTAGCCAATTAGGTTTTGCCGCCTTGTATTTTAATAAGCTATGCGACAATTGGTTTGCCGTACAAAGTGAGCACATTCGCCGTTACAGCATGGCGCTGCGTGCTAAGCAACTGAGCGGCAGAACAATCAGCTTAAAGCTAAGCTGCATTCGAAGTTTATATAAGTTTTTAAAAGCAAAAAATATTACTGAGCAACCGCATTACCATAACCCCGCGCAAGGGATAAAAGGCCCTAAATTTTCCAAGCCTTTACCTAAAAATCTTGATGTTGACCAAATGGCACGTTTACTCGAAATACCCGATGACGATCCACTTGCCATTCGAGATAAAGCCATGATGGAACTCATGTATTCATCAGGTCTGCGCATTAGTGAGTTAGTTGGTGCTAACATGCAGGATATAAACGCCCGTAATGGTGAAATACTGGTACGTGGTAAAGGTGCAAAAGAACGGCTAATACCGGTTGGCTCTAAGGCCCTTGATGCATTAAAGAAATGGCTCGCGGTTCGGCCGCTATTTATGGGCGCAGACGAACACGCGGTATTTTTAAGTAGTAAAAAAAACCGTATCTCTGTGCGCCAAGTCCGTTTGCGAATGCAAGAATGGGGCATTAAACAAGGTATAAGCTCACAAGTGCATCCGCATAAATTACGCCACTCATTTGCGTCGCATATTTTAGAATCGTCTGGCGATTTACGAGCAGTACAGGAGCTATTAGGCCACAGTAGTTTATCTGCAACCCAAGTTTATACTCATTTAGATTTTCAGCACTTGGCTAAGGTGTACGACAACACCCATCCACGTGCTAAAAAACGAACCGATTAG
- a CDS encoding DUF484 family protein, protein MSELTKQQVIDYLQQHPNFLINQPALLAQLELQQQVQGATSLVHIQQRQLREHNTQLKHQIETMTKHATQNELVYRLFSQCHRQLWSNYDFNTLASNLRNIICMSPTINECKLVRYDSAFEGLVKHRLSDSNHYLGRVNQQERDLLFNEDTQSTALYLIGEPTNPYAILAFGSHDENHFEPSQDNLFVLDFVRSLQIRLLELA, encoded by the coding sequence ATGAGTGAATTAACTAAACAGCAAGTAATAGATTACTTACAACAGCACCCTAATTTTTTAATAAATCAACCTGCGCTATTAGCTCAACTTGAGTTACAACAGCAAGTTCAGGGTGCGACTTCGTTAGTACATATTCAGCAACGTCAACTACGTGAACATAATACTCAGTTAAAACATCAAATCGAGACGATGACCAAGCATGCCACGCAAAATGAACTCGTGTACCGCTTGTTCAGTCAATGCCATCGTCAGCTTTGGAGCAATTACGACTTTAATACTTTGGCAAGTAACTTACGCAACATTATTTGCATGAGCCCGACTATTAATGAGTGCAAACTCGTAAGATACGACAGCGCGTTTGAGGGCTTAGTAAAGCATAGATTGTCAGATAGTAATCATTATTTAGGGCGGGTAAATCAGCAAGAGCGCGACTTACTCTTTAACGAGGATACCCAATCGACCGCCCTGTATTTAATTGGCGAACCCACTAACCCCTACGCAATTTTGGCTTTTGGCAGCCACGATGAGAACCACTTTGAGCCCTCACAAGATAACTTATTTGTGTTAGATTTTGTACGCTCATTACAAATACGGTTACTGGAACTGGCATGA
- the dapF gene encoding diaminopimelate epimerase: MLVNFSKMHGLGNDFVVIDNITQNVFLSRDQIKKLADRHFGIGFDQLLMVEAPYSPDLDFHYRIFNADGHEVEQCGNGARCFARFVRMKGLTNKHKISVSTKSGNLTLYIEKDGQVTVNMGHPNFEPSKIPLKATKRELTYIIRAEEHTVFSGAVSMGNPHCVMEVDDIETAQVSTLGPLLENHERFPQRANIGFMQVISQEHIKLRVWERGVSETLACGTGACAAMVIGFIQNKLTSTVQVDLPGGSLQVRWSGEGHPVRMTGPAEHVFDGQVAL; encoded by the coding sequence ATGTTAGTTAATTTTTCCAAAATGCACGGCTTAGGTAACGACTTTGTTGTGATTGATAATATTACACAAAACGTTTTTTTATCCCGTGATCAAATCAAAAAGCTGGCCGATCGCCATTTCGGCATTGGGTTTGACCAATTACTGATGGTTGAAGCCCCTTACTCACCCGATCTCGATTTTCACTATCGGATTTTTAATGCCGACGGCCACGAAGTAGAACAATGTGGTAACGGCGCCCGTTGCTTTGCCCGCTTTGTGCGCATGAAAGGCTTAACCAATAAACATAAAATTAGCGTTTCAACTAAATCGGGTAACCTCACCCTGTATATTGAAAAAGACGGCCAAGTAACGGTTAACATGGGACACCCTAATTTTGAGCCGAGTAAAATCCCGCTTAAAGCAACCAAACGTGAGCTGACTTATATTATTCGTGCAGAAGAACATACCGTTTTTAGTGGTGCTGTTTCTATGGGTAACCCGCATTGCGTCATGGAAGTAGACGACATTGAAACGGCACAAGTGAGTACCCTTGGCCCGTTGCTTGAAAATCATGAACGTTTTCCACAGCGCGCAAATATTGGCTTTATGCAGGTTATTTCTCAAGAACACATTAAACTCAGAGTGTGGGAACGTGGTGTAAGCGAAACACTTGCTTGTGGTACCGGTGCGTGTGCCGCTATGGTGATTGGCTTTATTCAAAACAAGCTCACCAGCACAGTGCAAGTTGATTTACCAGGCGGTAGCTTACAAGTTCGCTGGAGTGGCGAAGGCCACCCAGTGCGTATGACAGGCCCCGCTGAACATGTATTTGATGGACAAGTTGCACTATGA
- the lysA gene encoding diaminopimelate decarboxylase, with amino-acid sequence MDFFNYKNNQLFAEDVSVATIAQHYGTPCYVYSRATFERHYLAFANAAQDHKSLVCYAVKANSNIAVLNILARLGAGFDIVSKGELARVIKAGGAANKVVFSGVAKTADEIAYALELGIKCFNVESISELERISEVACELNLDAPISIRVNPDIDAKTHPYISTGLKENKFGIGIETALSVYQHAASLPGLNIVGVDCHIGSQLTQTKPFLEALDKLLALIDELKNAGIELSHLDIGGGLGVTYNDEQPPHPSEYAAQVTQRLTNYRHLELIFEPGRAIAANAGILVTQVEFIKQNQDKYFAIVDAGMNDMLRPSLYQAWQKIIPVSVRDDETPTHNYDVVGPVCETGDFLGKDRPLALKQGDLLVQRSAGAYGFTMSSNYNSRPRVAEIMVDGEQYHLIRERETIESLYQGEKILP; translated from the coding sequence ATGGATTTTTTTAATTATAAAAACAACCAACTATTTGCTGAAGATGTCAGCGTAGCAACGATTGCACAGCACTATGGTACACCGTGTTATGTGTATTCAAGAGCGACGTTTGAACGCCATTATTTAGCGTTTGCCAATGCAGCTCAAGATCATAAAAGCCTAGTGTGCTACGCCGTTAAAGCAAATTCAAATATTGCAGTATTAAATATACTGGCGCGACTTGGTGCGGGTTTTGACATTGTTTCAAAAGGCGAGCTCGCGCGGGTCATCAAAGCGGGAGGCGCAGCCAATAAAGTGGTGTTTTCTGGGGTTGCTAAAACCGCTGACGAAATTGCTTATGCGTTAGAATTAGGTATTAAATGTTTTAACGTTGAATCAATCTCAGAGCTTGAGCGCATTTCAGAAGTAGCGTGTGAGCTTAATCTAGACGCGCCAATTTCTATTCGTGTTAATCCTGATATTGATGCTAAAACACACCCGTATATTTCTACTGGCCTAAAAGAAAACAAATTTGGCATTGGTATCGAAACCGCGTTAAGTGTGTACCAACATGCTGCGTCGTTACCTGGCTTAAATATAGTTGGGGTTGATTGTCACATTGGCTCACAGCTGACACAAACCAAACCGTTTTTAGAGGCGCTTGATAAACTACTGGCATTAATTGATGAGTTAAAAAATGCAGGTATTGAGTTAAGCCATTTAGATATTGGTGGAGGCCTTGGCGTAACCTACAACGACGAACAGCCTCCCCACCCGAGTGAGTATGCAGCACAAGTAACACAGCGCCTTACTAATTATCGCCACCTTGAACTGATTTTTGAACCAGGGCGAGCTATTGCCGCTAACGCTGGGATTTTAGTGACTCAGGTTGAGTTTATTAAGCAAAATCAAGACAAGTACTTTGCGATTGTTGATGCGGGTATGAATGACATGTTGCGCCCATCACTTTATCAAGCGTGGCAAAAAATTATTCCTGTCTCGGTGCGTGATGACGAAACACCTACCCACAACTATGATGTGGTTGGGCCGGTGTGTGAAACCGGTGACTTTTTAGGTAAAGACCGCCCTCTAGCACTCAAACAAGGTGACTTGTTAGTGCAGCGTAGCGCTGGAGCATACGGCTTTACAATGAGTTCAAATTATAACTCACGCCCACGGGTTGCCGAAATAATGGTAGATGGTGAGCAATATCATCTTATTCGCGAACGCGAAACCATCGAGAGCCTGTACCAAGGTGAGAAAATTTTACCATAA
- the lptM gene encoding LPS translocon maturation chaperone LptM, whose product MKATYTLQLKQLLISTVLLCALAGCGQSGPLYLPEQPTEQNQPTDTPNKQTPIEQKQEQ is encoded by the coding sequence ATGAAAGCGACATATACCTTACAATTAAAACAACTATTAATCAGCACCGTTTTGTTGTGTGCGTTAGCTGGCTGTGGTCAAAGCGGCCCGCTGTACTTACCAGAGCAGCCTACTGAACAAAATCAGCCAACAGACACCCCCAACAAGCAAACACCTATTGAGCAAAAACAGGAGCAGTAA
- the cyaY gene encoding iron donor protein CyaY, whose product MTDHEYHQLAEALMFTIEEQVDDCEADLDYESAQGILEIIFPDRSKIVINKQAPLHQVWVATKFNGHHFEMRDGQWIDNRSGAEFWSFINEASTRQAGQEIKWQSSL is encoded by the coding sequence ATGACTGATCACGAATATCACCAGTTAGCAGAAGCTCTTATGTTCACAATTGAAGAACAAGTTGATGATTGTGAAGCAGATTTAGATTATGAATCGGCTCAAGGTATTTTAGAAATTATTTTTCCAGATCGCAGTAAAATTGTGATTAATAAGCAAGCACCGTTGCATCAAGTGTGGGTGGCAACAAAATTTAACGGTCACCATTTTGAAATGCGTGATGGTCAATGGATTGATAACCGCTCAGGCGCAGAGTTTTGGAGTTTCATCAATGAAGCGTCAACACGTCAAGCGGGTCAAGAAATTAAGTGGCAATCATCGCTATGA
- a CDS encoding alpha/beta hydrolase codes for MSLEFVQYPAQGTHKATVIWLHGLGDSGDGFAPVAPQLDLPSELGVRFVFPHAPMQAVTINGGMQMRSWYDIKSMDLDKRADEQGVRESAAKVEQLITQEMANGIPANKIILAGFSQGGVISLHLAPRLEQKLAGVMALSTYMCVPHKLADEAKQTQLNIFMAHGSQDDVVPHSAGRSAFEVLSTHNMDVSWQEYPMGHQVCTQELQAVRQWLISRLS; via the coding sequence ATGAGTTTAGAGTTTGTTCAATACCCAGCTCAGGGAACGCATAAAGCCACGGTTATTTGGCTACATGGTTTGGGTGATTCTGGTGACGGTTTTGCCCCAGTAGCGCCACAGCTCGATTTACCCAGTGAACTAGGTGTGCGTTTTGTATTTCCGCATGCGCCTATGCAGGCCGTTACTATTAACGGCGGTATGCAGATGCGCTCATGGTATGACATTAAATCGATGGATTTAGACAAACGTGCAGATGAACAAGGGGTTAGGGAGTCTGCAGCAAAAGTTGAGCAATTAATAACGCAAGAAATGGCTAACGGCATACCGGCGAACAAAATTATTTTAGCGGGATTTTCACAAGGTGGCGTCATATCGCTACATTTAGCCCCGCGTTTAGAGCAAAAGCTTGCTGGCGTTATGGCACTATCAACCTATATGTGTGTGCCACATAAATTGGCTGATGAAGCAAAGCAAACACAGCTAAATATATTTATGGCTCATGGGAGCCAAGATGACGTTGTACCGCATAGCGCGGGTAGAAGTGCGTTTGAAGTATTATCAACGCATAACATGGATGTGAGTTGGCAAGAATACCCTATGGGGCATCAGGTTTGTACACAAGAGTTACAAGCTGTGCGCCAATGGTTAATTTCTCGCTTAAGTTAG
- a CDS encoding DUF2914 domain-containing protein: MSQKIVITANVKREPQVSEPSVSYEWHWRRIVSISMLVIMTSAAVIYGLSSAVNADQGAPHPNEQLDFTEQQTAIVSLSDDTAASAESENATDADEEPLSSVAIAAPKILSPDEQKPAPITEQVTTEPEVQQSIIEQEVEPTLTAEPEEAAMAATDNQTPETETASEKQAEQKVFAESAQVASVAIGAKIDTATISRAVLTRSVSNREPTNVFAADVRLSQFEESLSFFSELKNLQGQQVKHIWLFEGEVMAEVSLKVTSPRYRTYSTKNIMDSQLGNWRVDVVDERGLLIAQKEFRILAD, translated from the coding sequence ATGAGTCAAAAAATAGTAATAACAGCAAATGTAAAACGTGAACCACAGGTTAGCGAACCCAGCGTGAGCTATGAGTGGCATTGGCGTCGGATTGTGAGTATTTCTATGTTGGTGATTATGACCTCTGCAGCGGTTATTTACGGCCTGTCTAGCGCTGTGAATGCTGATCAAGGGGCGCCGCATCCTAATGAGCAGCTCGATTTTACTGAGCAACAAACAGCAATTGTGTCGCTAAGCGATGATACTGCAGCATCAGCAGAGAGTGAAAACGCAACAGATGCTGATGAGGAGCCGCTGAGCAGTGTCGCAATTGCAGCACCTAAAATCCTTTCCCCAGATGAGCAAAAACCAGCTCCTATTACCGAACAAGTAACAACAGAGCCTGAAGTTCAACAAAGTATTATTGAGCAAGAAGTAGAGCCAACGCTCACTGCTGAGCCTGAAGAAGCAGCCATGGCTGCAACAGATAACCAAACGCCTGAAACCGAAACGGCCAGTGAAAAACAGGCTGAGCAAAAAGTATTTGCTGAATCAGCACAAGTTGCGAGTGTGGCCATTGGTGCCAAAATAGATACAGCTACTATTAGCCGAGCCGTATTGACGCGCAGTGTGAGTAATCGTGAACCAACCAATGTATTTGCCGCCGATGTGCGTTTAAGCCAATTTGAAGAATCATTGTCATTTTTTAGTGAGCTTAAAAACTTACAAGGTCAGCAGGTAAAGCATATTTGGTTATTTGAAGGCGAAGTGATGGCGGAAGTGTCGCTCAAAGTTACTTCTCCGCGCTACCGAACTTACTCAACTAAAAATATTATGGATTCCCAGTTAGGGAATTGGCGCGTTGATGTGGTTGATGAGCGAGGTTTACTCATTGCGCAAAAAGAATTTAGAATTTTAGCTGATTAA
- the hemC gene encoding hydroxymethylbilane synthase, with translation MTEKTKLVRIATRKSALALWQAEFVKAQLEHFHDDVRVELVPMSTQGDIILDTPLAKIGGKGLFVKELEQAMLDGRADIAVHSMKDVPVEFPDDLELHVICEREDPRDAFVSNNFANIDALPQGAIVGTSSLRRQCQIRALRPDLEIRDLRGNVNTRLAKLDSGQYDAIILAAAGLIRLEMGERIRDFIEPEVSLPANGQGAVGIECRINDEVTKALLAPLEHSETRIRVNAERAMNRHLEGGCQVPIGAYALVDGEQVHLRGLVGAIDGSEILRDEISGHVDDAEKLGVELAKKLLAQGADKILADVYRDA, from the coding sequence ATGACTGAAAAAACAAAGTTAGTTCGCATTGCTACTCGTAAAAGTGCATTGGCACTGTGGCAGGCTGAATTTGTAAAAGCGCAGCTAGAGCATTTTCACGATGACGTGCGTGTAGAGCTGGTGCCTATGTCGACTCAAGGTGACATTATTTTAGATACACCACTGGCTAAAATTGGTGGTAAAGGCTTATTTGTAAAAGAACTAGAACAAGCCATGCTTGATGGGCGAGCAGACATTGCAGTGCATTCAATGAAAGACGTGCCAGTCGAATTTCCAGATGATTTAGAGTTACACGTTATTTGTGAGCGTGAAGACCCGCGTGACGCGTTTGTCTCAAATAATTTTGCCAATATTGATGCGTTACCGCAAGGCGCCATTGTTGGCACCTCAAGTTTACGTCGCCAATGCCAAATCAGAGCGTTGCGTCCAGATTTAGAAATTCGTGACTTACGTGGCAATGTAAATACACGTTTAGCAAAGCTTGATAGTGGTCAATACGATGCGATTATACTCGCAGCGGCTGGGCTAATTCGTTTAGAAATGGGTGAACGTATTCGTGACTTTATTGAGCCAGAAGTGTCGTTACCTGCTAATGGTCAAGGTGCTGTCGGTATTGAATGCCGTATAAATGATGAAGTTACTAAAGCCTTATTAGCTCCGCTGGAGCACAGTGAAACTCGTATTCGTGTTAATGCCGAGCGCGCAATGAACCGCCACTTAGAAGGGGGCTGCCAAGTTCCGATTGGTGCTTATGCATTGGTTGATGGTGAGCAAGTGCATTTACGTGGTTTAGTTGGGGCGATTGATGGCAGCGAAATTTTACGCGATGAAATTAGTGGGCATGTTGATGATGCGGAAAAATTAGGAGTTGAGCTGGCTAAAAAACTCTTAGCACAAGGCGCAGATAAAATCCTTGCTGACGTATATCGAGACGCATAA
- a CDS encoding uroporphyrinogen-III C-methyltransferase: MKHILITRPEGKGAALAQQLEQAGYQASLCPVLKITYLTPTSVELSPLVNADKIIFVSQDAVHALSALKPAINTKAQFYGVGQQTADTIYEVFGVRAALPKQHDSEGLLALKSLAEVDGSNIVLVKGIGGRPEIAKTLKQRGAFLNNCVVYQREPVAQQPADWIDHWQSQNVHGIVITSNAAVDAIFNTLTAAQLTWLQQCEFYVASERIGDYLQQQKINSTHIHTAAGASDHAMFACINQQGSKMSEQSATSKVEKAAAQPIANNTSNTAKNDTAKANNQTQNNTHKVSKVGSLALVISLLVASGVGYEFYQKLNAGKVQNLAVNALTEQNKILQQELQALKSEQLSLQQALQKSEEQIAMALNENSVKNQQALKAALQKVQQSGNTLNPQEVTSLQRMAEFKLWAEQDYQGTSAVLKRLDSLLSDHPGTLELRQAIIQDIQTLDSIKPVATEAIYLQLNSVRDRIDNLVFNAVNLPEEASVTDENALSENMSDWQQNIRNSWNKIVDSFITIRHHEGVLIEPLLTDRERHLINQRIKLNITQAQDALMSKQASIYFSALNDTKRLVTEYFKQDDNATKVVLQTLVNLEKEPLNFNPEVTLQSTQQVKEWAQ, translated from the coding sequence ATGAAACACATCTTGATAACTCGGCCCGAAGGAAAAGGCGCAGCCCTTGCACAGCAACTTGAGCAAGCGGGTTATCAAGCGTCTTTGTGTCCTGTTCTAAAAATAACGTATTTAACCCCAACCAGCGTTGAGCTAAGCCCGTTGGTTAATGCCGACAAAATTATTTTTGTTTCGCAAGATGCAGTACATGCACTGAGTGCGCTTAAGCCTGCAATTAACACCAAAGCGCAGTTTTATGGTGTTGGCCAACAAACAGCCGACACCATTTATGAAGTATTTGGTGTACGTGCTGCTTTACCAAAACAACATGATTCTGAGGGGTTGCTGGCGCTTAAGTCATTGGCTGAGGTTGATGGCAGTAATATCGTGTTGGTTAAAGGTATTGGTGGGCGGCCTGAGATAGCAAAAACCTTAAAACAACGCGGTGCTTTTTTAAATAATTGTGTGGTGTATCAGCGTGAGCCGGTAGCGCAACAACCCGCTGACTGGATAGACCACTGGCAAAGCCAGAATGTACACGGTATAGTCATTACTAGTAATGCCGCCGTTGATGCCATTTTTAATACCCTTACCGCGGCGCAACTAACATGGTTACAACAGTGCGAATTTTATGTTGCCAGTGAGCGTATTGGCGATTATTTACAACAGCAAAAAATAAATTCGACACATATACATACTGCGGCAGGGGCTAGCGACCACGCTATGTTTGCCTGCATTAATCAGCAAGGTAGCAAAATGAGTGAACAGTCAGCGACGTCAAAAGTAGAAAAAGCAGCAGCGCAACCAATAGCCAATAACACGTCTAATACCGCTAAAAACGACACTGCAAAAGCCAATAATCAAACGCAAAATAATACCCATAAAGTGAGTAAGGTGGGCAGTTTAGCGTTGGTGATTTCGTTACTTGTTGCTAGTGGCGTGGGTTATGAGTTTTATCAAAAGCTCAATGCCGGTAAAGTGCAAAATTTAGCGGTTAATGCATTAACAGAGCAAAATAAGATATTGCAGCAAGAGCTGCAAGCGCTTAAGTCTGAGCAACTCAGTCTACAGCAAGCGTTACAAAAGAGCGAAGAGCAAATTGCTATGGCGCTCAATGAAAACTCTGTAAAAAATCAGCAAGCATTAAAAGCAGCACTGCAAAAAGTGCAGCAAAGTGGTAACACATTAAACCCACAAGAAGTGACTAGCTTACAACGCATGGCTGAATTTAAATTGTGGGCTGAACAAGATTACCAAGGCACAAGTGCAGTGCTTAAACGTTTAGATTCACTTTTAAGCGACCACCCAGGCACGCTTGAGTTGCGCCAAGCAATTATACAAGACATACAAACGCTCGATAGCATTAAACCCGTTGCAACAGAGGCGATTTACTTACAGTTAAATAGTGTAAGAGATCGTATCGATAACTTGGTATTTAATGCGGTTAATTTGCCAGAAGAAGCGTCAGTAACTGACGAAAACGCGCTCTCTGAAAATATGAGTGATTGGCAGCAAAACATCCGAAATAGCTGGAATAAAATAGTTGATAGCTTTATTACAATTCGCCATCACGAAGGGGTATTAATAGAGCCGCTATTAACTGATAGAGAGCGCCACCTGATTAATCAGCGCATAAAGCTCAATATTACTCAGGCGCAAGATGCGCTAATGAGCAAGCAAGCCAGCATCTATTTTAGCGCCTTAAACGACACAAAACGTTTAGTTACTGAATACTTTAAGCAAGATGATAATGCCACAAAAGTGGTACTACAAACTTTAGTAAACCTTGAAAAAGAGCCGCTTAACTTTAACCCTGAGGTGACATTGCAAAGTACTCAGCAAGTTAAGGAGTGGGCACAATGA